Below is a window of Pagrus major chromosome 21, Pma_NU_1.0 DNA.
CTGTAAAACTGTCTAACTACAATTTCTCCTAATTTTGGAGTAGTTGTTTgaggtcatttttattttaaaggtcacAAATTTCCTATTTTAAAGCTGGCCATGGTATAAGCAGGATAATCCACTTTAACACATGcagtaatggaaaaaatgaCACTCCTTCATTTTAAACCTTCGGgttgtgttatattttattttttttagaactGCCCAGTTAATCATGGATTATCCTGTGTAGGAAAAATATGGTTAGAATATTTCTGTACTGgagtaatgaaaataaacatttttatttatttatttactagtTTCAAATGAATTCAATGAGTGGTACTTTTCTATTCATCCCCAGTGTCACATTATAGGAGCAACAATGATAATGACATTCATCAGAGatacatttcagtgttttgtcttGTCTTAATATCATGGTGTAATGACTGTGGTTTGTGATTCTTATAGTGCAGAGCCAAGAAGAGGACATACTAAAATGTACTTTTCCGTTGGCTTCTGTTATCATACACTAAAATGATTAGGTCATTCAGTACAGTCTCCACTATTTCACTCAGTCCAGTTGTTTCTTCATTGGAGGAAAAGCACActgagccagcatgcacaataccaagACCCCTGAACTGGTGCACTGTAAATGAAATGTAGTCATGTCAAAGTGTCTGCTGGTAAAACATTCAGTTCCTGGTTGATATGAATCTTCTGCCACTATTGAACCCATGGTACAGAATATTATCACGTTTGAGGGCTTTGCATCACCATTATATCATTACACTAAAtacatataataaaataatatgttttaCCATAAAGGTAATGTTACTAGTAGTGGCTCAATAGCACAACCCATTATCCAGGGGTGGAAGAagatcttttacttaagttaaagtaGAAATACCATGGTCTCAAATTATAATTGATTTAATTACAAGTAAGCGCAGTAAAACATACATAATTAATATCAGCAATATGTACTTTCACAGAAGCAAAAGTATGCTTTATACTCTTTCAAAGTTAAAAGAaagtgatgggatgtaactaagtatatttaagtactgtacttaaatatgATTTTACAATACTTGTACTTATACATGTTTTGGGCAAATATTGTAATTTTCAcgccactacatttatttgataaatttagttactagttacttttcagattggGTGCTGCaagtaatgcatttttaaaataattaattttacatgcaaacagattttaaaaagatggaTTTCAATACCTGGAAAAATGCAGAAACTCCGATCCAATAATCTGACAAGTGGATAAGTGGTCGACCCATTGTATAAAGTATGTacatacatgaaaatatatgtgtaatttactttaacttgtaattttgttacttgagtacatttatcgccagaaaaaatacatttggtactagtccatcctaaggacaaaagACCCAGGCGtaagcagagtaatgtagtttatgctgttcaatgcagccaggactgcacagatttgtacattggggagacgaaacaacctctccataaacgcatggcacaacacaggagggccaactcctcaggtcaagactctgctgtccacttacatctgaaggagaaaaaacattcctttgaggacaacaatgtgaacatcttggccagagaagacagatggtttgaaagaggagtaaaatagTCCATTTATGTCAGACTGGAAcaaccatctttgaacagaggaggtggcccaagacattacttatcacccacctacaatgcagtactgagttccctccccagacagcttaacaaccattcactcctgggctcacctagccttagaaacccacatgaaggcctgTTTGACTAaggacccacaagtggccctaacgactctgaaactcagaacACACacgtccttaacgactctgtaaggacactcccatacagagtttaaaagcctgcagcttccctccagttagttagaactgaagagtcctcttggatgagaggtgagacgtcttcaagacactgaaacaagtccagtagcctacgatacagcacctagatttgatactaaagtacatttactatcagatactttaagactttaattCAAggactatttgtatgggtgacttttaccaaagaaaatttaacacaatatttttacttttaccaaagtattacttttcagtgttttttgcaCAGAATATTATGCtattctgtttttgtcattaattAACATACGTAAAACCATTTCAGTACTTTAGTTTGCTAATGTGGAGCAAATGTAGGTACAAACTAGGAAGTAACATAAACTGGAAATAgccaagtaaagtacaaatatgTTCAAATTATTCATGAGTACAGATGAAGCAGCTCTACCAGCATTTGTGTATGTGCGCATGCGTGTTCGCGTTCGATACCAGCGATGATCGATTGTTTTGGGCTGCAGACAAGATGGCCGCGGACTGTCAACCGTAATAATTCTCACACTCTTGTTATTTTCTAATAATATTAGCTAATATTTGAAAGCTCCTGGCAGAAATGGGTTTATCACAGAGTGCAGAAGTGTCCGAAGGAGGAACCTATGGATACCATGTGCACGGCGTAAGAAATGATTCagctttttttgtatttggaaCAGCGTGTACTGCAGCTTATAATGAGATGTTACTGTATGCTAACACAGACAGCTAGCTAAGTAGTTGATGCAAACCCACCggcggtaaaaaaaaaaaaaaaaaaaagctgatgaGGTGGCACTGCTTaccttttactcaaatatgacaCATGCAAGGGAaactttatttgttcatttaaaaattaCGCTTGAATTCAAGCGTGTAACTTTTCGCAAACAAAATCTTACAACAGTCCTGAATCCACTGAgctattattgttttatttggcagtttagttttttaaccAAAGTCGTTAAATACAAGATGAGTGCCTGAAACTGTTAATGTTCATGTGAAGGTGTTCAGCATGCGGACAAATTAACGATAAGAGAATATAAATAGATGAATCGCTTAACTGCAACATTTTCATTGTGTTGCAACAATTACAATGACTGTACATTAAATTATGTCAGAGCAGAAATTATTAAtcgattaactgattaatcgatcGAGAGCGTTCAAGGGAACATGCCAAAAACATTTTAGGTTCAAGATTCTCAAATGGGAAGAtttgtttattgtatttatatgattgtaactgaatgttttttgtagTGTTGGACCGTTGCTCAAACTAAAGaagcatttttaaagtttttgggCCAAGAGAAACCAAACTATCAAGTGAATAATCATTAAtctgtaataataacaataacccATAGTTGAAGCTGATTACTGTACTGATGCCACTGGTAAAAGGCTATGATTTAATGCTCCAAAAACTTGTTCAAAGTTGTTCAATCATTGTAAAGTTTTGAACATGTAACTGTAACTCTATTAAAGATGAAGCTCCACAAGTAATTGAAATACTGGTGTTGTTTTTGACAGGTGCAGCCGAGTTCCCCTGCAGAAGAGGCCGGACTGCAGCCCTTCTTTGACTTTATTCTGTCTCTGGACAACAAAAGACTCGTAAGTTTATTGGTTGTCTATTATAAGTAGAGTTAGAGAGTAGAGTTACATACTGTTTTGACTCCTTTCATTACTGTTCACCAGAATGAGGAGAATGATCTGCTCAAGGAGCTTCTGAAAGCCAACATGGAGAGAGCGGTGAAGATGGAGGTGTACAGCACGAAAACCACCAGAGTTcgtgagctggaggtggttcccaGTAACATGTGGGGAGGACAGGGCCTGCTCGGTGCCAGTGTTCGCTTCTGCAGCTACCAAGGAGCCAATGAGAATGTCTGGCATGTTCTGGTGAGCTTCTTCATCAGTAACCAGGAAAACCAAAGCAGCTGACCTAACTCTGATTTGAACTTGTCATCACTCCACTATagctttgctttttgtttgctAACAATTCCATTCCTGTAGGATGTGGAAGCCAGTTCACCTGCTGCACTGGCAGGGCTTCAGCCACACAGTGACTACATTGTTGGAGCAGATCAAGTGCTGCAAGATGTAAGATGCTTTATTGTCAGCGTTTGGCTCTGATATTTTGAGCTACAAATCCTGTCTCTGAATTAAGTGTGTTGAAAGATGAGTTGTAGTTACATCCCGAGTTGTTCGTTTCCAGTCAGAAGACTTCTTCTCGCTGATTGAGGCCCATGAAGGGAAGCCCCTGAAGCTGCTGGTgtacaacacacaaacagacgcCTGCAGGGAGGTGGTGGTCACACCAAATGGCGCGTGGGGTGGAGAGGGCAGGTACGTGACAATACAGAAAGTATTCAGGGTGATTTACCGGAGAAAACCTCTGCATTTCACCTTTTAATATGGTAATTGTTTTGCCTTTAGGCTGTTTGGGCTATTCAAGATAACATTCACTCCTTTCCATTTcaataaagaacaaaacagtTGGCCCATAATGCCTGTGTTTGGTATCAGTGGAGGTAAATGCTAAATAAAGAGAAAGGTGCATGCAGGTCAAttctcttctgttctgttgtttggcTTATGCAAATAAGTCAACCATTGAAATTAATTTACAATAAAGCTTTTTTACATTACACAgcattaattatttattaaaagaatgAATTGTTTAATAATGGTGTTATAAATGGTCTATAAACATTCCAACTTAGTTTGGGTTGTGGCATTGGTTACGGCTACTTGCACCGGATCCCAGCACTTCCTGAAGCATCGACCGCAAAGCCTCCCACCCCTGTTCCTGAGGAGGAACCGTCTCCAGAGCTGCCAACAGAGCTGCCAACACATGGATTCACAGAGGTAAACCTGAATCCACATTAACTACAATAACTGCTGCAACTGATGATTAATTTCACTGATAGTGTTATCCACTACAAGTGgttaaaaatcacatttgagaagctgaaaacaaTTATTCGGGATGTTTGTTAGataaattgtttaaaataactgttaaattacaaaaaatgttcatgttttttaattaactcGTTCTTTCAGCATTATCATTTgcctgttttgctgctgttgtaGCTATTTACTAACTTAGTGTACTGTGACATGAGATCAAATTATTGGTAGTAgcagctttttttctgtttatgttcCAGGCACCTTTGATGGCACCTTCAAGCCAAAGTGAAGATGTGTTGGACCTGGAGCAGGTCGCCCTGCAGGAAGCTCCTCTACCTCCACCCATCCAGAGAGTCATGGACCCAGGTCAgttcacatacacatacagctTTAGAGGATGTTGATGTACAACATGTGTGTCTCTTTGGTAGGGATGGACATCAATAgtatatcattatcatcatttgagactatatatcatcttagataTTAGATATCGTTGTATCATCATACAGcataaaggctgcattacagtaaagtgatgtaattttctgaacttaccagactgttctacttgttctaatttATTTGAGGACCATATTGCTCAGCCCTGCTCTTTTGCATCTCACTGTATGTATAAAAGTCTTCTTGTCCTGTGTTTGCTTTTCCAGGTTTCTCAGACTCTGAAGTGGCGGTGATGACCCCTGATGCTGCAGATTTGGTGGACAGACTGGATCTGTCCATGTCGTCCATCGACATGACCAACACCGCACTGGCTATGCACGAGGAGAAGGAAGGTGAAATCTCCGGTGTTGGTAAGTTAGACCAGCAGCAGTTCATAACAGTTACTTGGtgcttttttgggggaaaaaacattgaCTATGC
It encodes the following:
- the LOC141016497 gene encoding Golgi reassembly-stacking protein 1-like, which produces MGLSQSAEVSEGGTYGYHVHGVQPSSPAEEAGLQPFFDFILSLDNKRLNEENDLLKELLKANMERAVKMEVYSTKTTRVRELEVVPSNMWGGQGLLGASVRFCSYQGANENVWHVLDVEASSPAALAGLQPHSDYIVGADQVLQDSEDFFSLIEAHEGKPLKLLVYNTQTDACREVVVTPNGAWGGEGSLGCGIGYGYLHRIPALPEASTAKPPTPVPEEEPSPELPTELPTHGFTEAPLMAPSSQSEDVLDLEQVALQEAPLPPPIQRVMDPGFSDSEVAVMTPDAADLVDRLDLSMSSIDMTNTALAMHEEKEGEISGVEELEDSVLLSSSTENQTDPQELSSQAAMDLTSALDSNDTLSDSGIPPAEPFHLLTESTDEPVSLCESSNSPSPSMGALSPLVESPESPEPPAEPSVPAEDPPCQSPVDLLQSSAVNEVTVDDSPAPDVEDETAPVEESEELLDVADAHHCSHESDEEEPEETPLE